A single region of the Selenomonas sp. oral taxon 920 genome encodes:
- the leuB gene encoding 3-isopropylmalate dehydrogenase has product MAYKIAVVPGDGIGQEITTEAVRVLQAVDAKFSLGLTYETRDAGGTAYDKFGTPLPEDTLAVCKASDGVLFGAVGGTKWDSVEPALRPERAILGLRKGLGLYANLRPVKVADALIEHSPLKPELVRGVDLVIVRELIGGIYFGEKCESEQVDGAERAWDMENYSVPEVERIARLAFETARLRRGKVTSVDKANVLATSRLWRRTVTTLAPEYGDVVLDHLYVDNCAMQLAVRPTQFDVIVTGNLFGDILSDEAAVIGGSIGLMPSASIGTGTSLFEPIHGSAPDIAGQGIANPLGTILSAAMLLRYALREEAAADAVEAAVDAALADGKRTADIYIEGSGCTKVGTTEMTDAVLAHL; this is encoded by the coding sequence ATGGCGTATAAGATTGCAGTCGTCCCCGGCGACGGCATTGGGCAGGAGATCACAACGGAAGCCGTGCGCGTGCTGCAGGCGGTCGATGCGAAATTCTCACTCGGGCTGACGTACGAGACGCGCGACGCGGGCGGTACGGCATACGATAAATTCGGCACGCCGCTGCCTGAGGACACACTCGCGGTCTGCAAGGCATCGGACGGCGTACTCTTCGGTGCGGTCGGCGGGACGAAGTGGGACAGTGTGGAGCCTGCCCTGCGCCCCGAGCGTGCGATTCTGGGACTGCGCAAGGGGCTTGGCCTCTATGCAAATCTGCGCCCCGTGAAGGTCGCGGATGCACTTATCGAGCACTCGCCGCTGAAGCCGGAACTCGTACGCGGTGTCGATCTCGTCATCGTGCGCGAGCTGATCGGCGGCATCTACTTCGGAGAGAAATGCGAGTCCGAGCAGGTGGATGGTGCAGAGCGTGCGTGGGACATGGAGAACTACTCCGTGCCCGAGGTGGAGCGCATCGCACGTCTCGCGTTCGAGACGGCACGTCTGCGCCGCGGCAAGGTCACGTCCGTGGACAAGGCGAACGTGCTCGCGACCTCGCGGCTCTGGCGACGCACGGTGACGACACTTGCACCGGAGTACGGCGATGTCGTCCTCGACCATCTCTATGTGGACAACTGCGCCATGCAGCTTGCCGTGCGTCCGACGCAGTTCGATGTGATCGTGACGGGCAACCTCTTCGGCGATATCCTCTCGGATGAGGCGGCGGTGATCGGCGGCTCGATTGGCCTGATGCCGTCTGCATCCATCGGTACGGGAACGAGCCTCTTTGAGCCGATCCACGGCAGTGCGCCTGACATCGCAGGGCAGGGCATCGCAAACCCGCTCGGGACGATTCTCTCGGCGGCGATGCTCCTGCGCTACGCTCTGCGCGAAGAAGCTGCGGCGGACGCTGTCGAGGCTGCGGTGGATGCGGCACTTGCGGACGGCAAGCGCACGGCTGACATCTACATCGAGGGAAGCGGCTGTACGAAGGTCGGCACAACCGAAATGACCGATGCCGTGCTTGCCCATTTGTAA
- a CDS encoding diaminopimelate dehydrogenase, whose protein sequence is MIRIGILGYGNLGRGVEYAVEANADMKLVAVFTRRDPASVRPRTNVPVVAASKAAEWKDKVDVLILCGGSATDLPEQTPEFAKLFNVVDSFDTHAKIPAHFAAVDAAAKAAGHIGVISVGWDPGMFSLARVYSNAVLTNGADYTFWGRGVSQGHSDAIRRIPGVKDAKQYTVPVPAALDAVRSGANPQLSTREKHTRECYVVLEPGADAAAVEKAIVTMPNYFSDYDTTVHFISEEELQRDHAGLPHAGFVIRSGATGKGGEHKHVIEFSLKLDSNPEFTACVLAAYARAAYRLASEGMKGCKTVLDIAPVYLSARSGEELRAALL, encoded by the coding sequence ATGATTCGTATTGGTATTCTTGGCTATGGTAATCTCGGACGCGGCGTGGAGTACGCCGTCGAGGCAAATGCAGATATGAAGCTCGTCGCCGTGTTTACGCGGCGCGATCCTGCATCGGTGCGGCCGCGCACAAATGTGCCGGTTGTTGCAGCATCGAAGGCGGCGGAGTGGAAGGACAAGGTGGATGTTCTGATTCTCTGCGGTGGTTCTGCCACCGATCTGCCGGAGCAGACGCCGGAGTTTGCCAAGCTGTTCAACGTGGTCGACAGCTTTGACACGCACGCAAAGATCCCCGCGCACTTTGCGGCGGTGGATGCGGCGGCAAAGGCTGCGGGGCACATCGGCGTGATCTCGGTCGGCTGGGATCCGGGGATGTTCTCGCTCGCACGTGTCTACAGCAACGCTGTTCTCACGAATGGTGCAGACTATACATTCTGGGGACGCGGCGTCAGCCAGGGGCACTCGGATGCGATTCGCCGCATCCCGGGTGTGAAGGATGCCAAGCAGTACACCGTGCCCGTTCCGGCAGCGCTCGATGCTGTGCGCAGCGGCGCGAATCCGCAGCTCAGTACGCGTGAGAAGCATACGCGCGAGTGCTACGTCGTACTCGAGCCGGGGGCGGATGCGGCTGCCGTGGAGAAGGCAATCGTGACGATGCCAAATTACTTCTCGGACTATGACACGACGGTGCACTTCATCAGCGAGGAGGAGCTGCAGCGTGACCACGCAGGGCTTCCCCATGCGGGGTTCGTCATCCGCTCCGGTGCGACGGGCAAGGGCGGCGAACACAAGCATGTGATCGAGTTCAGCCTGAAGCTCGATTCGAACCCCGAGTTCACGGCGTGCGTCCTCGCTGCCTATGCGCGTGCGGCATACCGTCTCGCGTCCGAGGGGATGAAGGGCTGCAAGACCGTGCTCGACATCGCCCCTGTCTATCTCTCGGCGCGGAGCGGTGAGGAGCTTCGTGCGGCTTTGTTGTAA
- a CDS encoding class I SAM-dependent methyltransferase: MGLLRKFFSNMGNPQGKMGKFVIAMMNRGHAGIAAWGFSHLDLQGNEQVLDCGCGGGANVAVFLRMVDEGHVTGLDYSTVSVAKAREVNRAAIDAGRCEIVQGNVLELPFENEQFDVVTAFETVYFWPEIARCFTEIHRVLKAGGVFMITNETSGKTGAHEKWQKLVDGLSVYTGEELEALLTGAGFARVEIDEDLAHDRLNVRAYKA, from the coding sequence ATGGGCTTGCTTCGTAAATTTTTCAGCAATATGGGAAACCCTCAAGGGAAGATGGGGAAATTTGTCATCGCCATGATGAATCGCGGTCATGCGGGCATTGCGGCGTGGGGCTTTTCGCATCTCGACCTGCAAGGGAATGAGCAGGTGCTTGACTGCGGCTGCGGCGGTGGTGCGAACGTCGCCGTGTTCCTGCGGATGGTGGACGAGGGGCATGTGACGGGGCTGGACTATTCAACGGTCTCCGTAGCGAAGGCGCGTGAGGTGAATCGTGCGGCGATTGATGCGGGACGCTGTGAGATCGTGCAGGGGAATGTACTGGAGCTGCCCTTTGAGAATGAACAGTTTGACGTTGTGACGGCGTTCGAAACGGTGTATTTCTGGCCGGAGATTGCACGCTGCTTTACCGAAATTCATCGTGTGCTGAAAGCGGGCGGCGTGTTTATGATAACGAACGAAACAAGCGGAAAGACGGGCGCACATGAAAAGTGGCAGAAACTCGTTGATGGACTGTCTGTCTATACGGGTGAGGAACTTGAGGCACTGCTCACAGGCGCGGGATTTGCACGCGTGGAGATCGACGAGGATTTGGCGCATGACCGTCTGAACGTTCGGGCGTATAAGGCGTAA
- the lpxC gene encoding UDP-3-O-acyl-N-acetylglucosamine deacetylase: MQRERTLASRVIYDGIGLHAGKPVHMELAPAAPGTGIVFARSDMPAEKPVAATAANVTATLRATTIGAGTLKFFTIEHLMSALHVHGIDNCLVTLDAEEPPVVDGSARTFFRLIAQAGTAEQDAERHETVIDRVYRVDNGSHFVMAIPYDGLRVSFTSLNDHPLIGVQYYDIEVTPETYEKEIAPARTIAYEKEIAALQANGLGLGGSLETVIVYNDEGWMNPLNFPNELVRHKILDVLGDLRLAGIIRGHIIAVASGHALNTALAKRIAEERD; this comes from the coding sequence TTGCAAAGAGAGAGAACGCTGGCATCGCGTGTGATCTACGACGGCATTGGGCTGCACGCGGGGAAGCCGGTACATATGGAACTCGCCCCGGCGGCACCGGGGACGGGGATCGTATTTGCGCGTTCCGATATGCCCGCCGAAAAGCCCGTTGCCGCAACGGCGGCAAATGTGACGGCAACGCTCCGTGCGACGACGATCGGTGCGGGCACGCTGAAATTCTTCACGATCGAGCATCTGATGAGTGCGCTCCATGTGCATGGGATTGACAACTGCCTCGTGACGCTCGATGCGGAGGAACCGCCCGTAGTGGACGGCAGTGCACGTACGTTCTTCCGCCTGATTGCGCAGGCGGGAACGGCAGAGCAGGATGCGGAGCGGCATGAGACGGTGATTGACCGTGTCTACCGTGTGGACAACGGCAGTCACTTTGTCATGGCAATCCCCTATGACGGACTGCGTGTCTCGTTCACCTCACTGAACGATCATCCGCTGATCGGCGTGCAGTATTACGATATCGAGGTCACACCCGAGACATATGAAAAGGAGATTGCGCCCGCACGGACGATCGCCTACGAGAAGGAAATCGCGGCGCTGCAGGCAAACGGTCTCGGTCTCGGCGGCTCACTTGAAACGGTGATTGTCTATAACGATGAAGGGTGGATGAATCCGCTCAACTTCCCGAATGAGCTCGTACGGCACAAGATTCTCGATGTGCTCGGGGATCTGCGGCTCGCGGGGATCATTCGCGGCCATATCATTGCGGTTGCGTCGGGGCACGCGCTCAACACGGCACTCGCAAAACGGATTGCAGAGGAGAGGGACTAG
- the ilvC gene encoding ketol-acid reductoisomerase: protein MAKTYYDQDVNWSAIEGKTVAIIGYGSQGHAHALNLKESGVNVVVGLYAGSKSKEKAEAHGLKVATVAEAVKQADITMVLIPDEKQADVYKEEIGPNLKKGSALAFAHGFNIHFKQIVPPEGVDVFMVAPKGPGHLVRRTFTEGSGVPAVFAVEKDETGKCFEIALAYARGVGSTRSGVLQTTFRDETEEDLFGEQCVLMGGVCQLMQTGFEVLVEAGYPPEMAYFECFHEMKLIVDLCYEGGMTKMRQSCSDTAEYGDYMIGPRIITEETKKEMKKVLKEIQDGTFARNWLLENRAAGRANFLAQRRLHKEHQIEQVGAQLRNMMPWLRDKKELEF from the coding sequence ATGGCAAAAACTTACTATGATCAGGATGTCAACTGGAGTGCGATTGAGGGCAAGACGGTTGCCATCATCGGCTACGGCAGTCAGGGGCATGCACATGCGCTGAACCTCAAGGAAAGCGGCGTGAATGTCGTTGTCGGTCTCTATGCCGGCTCGAAGTCCAAGGAAAAGGCAGAGGCGCACGGGCTGAAGGTCGCGACGGTTGCCGAGGCGGTCAAGCAGGCAGACATCACGATGGTGCTCATTCCCGATGAGAAGCAGGCGGATGTCTATAAGGAAGAGATCGGTCCGAACCTGAAGAAGGGCAGTGCACTCGCATTCGCACACGGCTTCAACATTCACTTCAAGCAGATCGTCCCGCCCGAGGGTGTCGATGTGTTCATGGTTGCGCCGAAGGGTCCCGGTCACCTCGTCCGCCGTACGTTCACGGAGGGCTCGGGCGTTCCGGCCGTTTTTGCCGTCGAGAAGGATGAGACGGGCAAGTGCTTTGAGATCGCGCTCGCCTATGCGCGCGGCGTTGGTTCGACGCGCTCCGGCGTGCTCCAGACGACGTTCCGCGACGAGACGGAGGAGGATCTCTTCGGTGAGCAGTGCGTGCTCATGGGCGGTGTCTGCCAGCTCATGCAGACGGGCTTCGAGGTGCTCGTCGAGGCCGGTTATCCGCCTGAGATGGCGTACTTCGAGTGCTTCCATGAGATGAAGCTCATCGTCGATCTCTGCTACGAGGGCGGCATGACGAAGATGCGCCAGTCCTGTTCCGACACGGCGGAGTACGGTGACTACATGATCGGACCGCGCATCATCACGGAGGAGACGAAGAAAGAGATGAAGAAGGTTCTCAAAGAGATCCAGGACGGCACCTTCGCCCGCAACTGGCTGCTCGAGAACCGTGCCGCCGGCCGTGCGAACTTCCTCGCACAGCGCCGTCTCCACAAGGAGCATCAGATCGAGCAGGTTGGCGCACAGCTGCGCAATATGATGCCGTGGCTGCGTGACAAGAAAGAACTCGAATTCTAA
- a CDS encoding 3-isopropylmalate dehydratase small subunit translates to MFEGKVWRYGDNIDTDVIIPARYLNTFEPKALAAHCMEDIDTTFAGNVAEGDIMVGGRNFGCGSSREHAPIAIAASGVPVVIAASFARIFYRNGINIGLPLLEIGDAVEKISAGDRLRVDTATGAIENLTTGDTFHAHPLPGFVQDIARAGGLLNYIRENGGFRHGV, encoded by the coding sequence ATGTTCGAGGGAAAGGTCTGGCGCTACGGCGACAACATCGACACGGACGTTATCATTCCCGCGCGTTATCTCAACACGTTCGAACCGAAAGCGCTCGCGGCGCACTGCATGGAGGACATCGACACGACGTTCGCCGGGAACGTGGCAGAGGGCGACATCATGGTCGGCGGACGCAATTTCGGCTGCGGCTCTTCGCGTGAGCACGCACCGATTGCGATTGCGGCGTCGGGCGTGCCTGTCGTGATCGCGGCGAGCTTTGCGCGCATCTTCTACCGCAACGGCATCAATATCGGTCTGCCGCTCCTTGAGATCGGCGACGCGGTGGAGAAGATCAGTGCGGGCGACCGTCTGCGCGTGGACACGGCGACGGGTGCGATCGAAAATCTGACGACGGGCGACACGTTCCACGCGCATCCCCTGCCGGGATTCGTGCAGGACATCGCGCGTGCGGGCGGTCTGCTGAACTATATTCGTGAGAATGGGGGCTTCCGTCATGGCGTATAA
- the ilvN gene encoding acetolactate synthase small subunit yields the protein MKHVLSVFVENQTGVLVRVVSMFSRREFNIDSLSVGVTESPDFSRITVVMQGDGNLVEQMIKQLEKMPVVRAVQRLDEKNAACRGMTFIKVRADDDNRLDVLKMGELFRAHVVDVESASIIFEITGSDDKVTAFLKVIKPYGIVEVIRTGLIALERGEHTIYEHCEEREYYGKNLL from the coding sequence ATGAAACATGTGCTGTCCGTCTTTGTGGAGAACCAGACGGGGGTTCTGGTGCGCGTCGTGAGTATGTTTTCGCGGCGCGAGTTCAACATCGACAGCCTGTCTGTCGGCGTGACGGAGTCGCCGGATTTCTCACGCATCACGGTTGTGATGCAGGGAGATGGAAATCTCGTCGAGCAAATGATCAAGCAGCTGGAAAAGATGCCCGTCGTGCGGGCGGTTCAGCGGTTGGATGAAAAGAACGCGGCATGCCGCGGCATGACATTCATCAAGGTGCGGGCGGACGACGACAATCGCCTGGACGTGCTGAAGATGGGGGAACTGTTCCGTGCGCACGTCGTCGATGTGGAGTCCGCCTCGATCATTTTTGAGATCACGGGCAGCGATGACAAGGTGACGGCGTTCCTCAAGGTAATCAAACCCTATGGGATCGTCGAGGTTATCCGCACGGGGCTCATTGCGCTCGAGCGAGGGGAACACACAATTTATGAGCATTGTGAGGAGCGGGAGTACTATGGCAAAAACTTACTATGA
- the fabZ gene encoding 3-hydroxyacyl-ACP dehydratase FabZ gives MTLDINEIQQILPHRPPMLLVDRIIDLVPFKSATGIKCVTMNEPFFLGHFPGHPIMPGVLLLEGMAQVGGVTMLYPEEHRGKLALFGGMENVKFKRPVVPGDVVVTKAELVRVRSVFGVLHADAYVEDELVASADFKFALKDGNDL, from the coding sequence ATGACTTTGGACATCAATGAGATTCAGCAGATTCTGCCGCATCGCCCGCCGATGCTGCTTGTTGATCGGATTATAGATCTGGTGCCGTTCAAATCGGCGACAGGCATCAAGTGCGTGACGATGAACGAGCCGTTCTTCCTCGGACATTTCCCGGGGCATCCGATCATGCCCGGCGTCCTGCTCCTCGAGGGCATGGCACAGGTGGGCGGCGTGACAATGCTCTACCCCGAGGAGCACCGCGGCAAACTTGCGCTCTTTGGCGGAATGGAGAACGTGAAGTTCAAGCGTCCCGTTGTACCCGGTGATGTCGTTGTGACAAAGGCGGAGCTCGTGCGCGTGCGCAGCGTGTTCGGCGTGCTGCACGCGGATGCGTATGTCGAAGATGAACTCGTCGCTTCGGCGGATTTTAAATTCGCACTGAAAGACGGAAACGATCTCTAA
- a CDS encoding 3'-5' exonuclease, which produces MKHIVVDLEMNPVAKEHREIRRKLNGEIIEIGAVRLNENFEQEDEFQCYVCPEYGMVKKHITELTGITQEKVAGHPVFAERFHSFVNWIGESETKIYSWSMSDIKQLRKECRLKLPDFDVNWLDTRWVDLQQAFDDRLGLHNSLALKHALGAMGRRFEGSQHSALADALNTSAVLTLMQDDARFRETMRPVLEILEPSEGLSDSIGELFPDLEKLKNNL; this is translated from the coding sequence ATGAAACACATCGTTGTAGACTTGGAGATGAACCCTGTCGCGAAGGAACACAGGGAAATCCGCAGAAAACTCAACGGGGAGATCATCGAGATCGGCGCCGTTCGACTCAACGAGAACTTTGAACAGGAGGATGAGTTCCAGTGCTACGTCTGCCCTGAGTACGGGATGGTGAAGAAGCACATCACCGAGCTCACGGGCATCACCCAGGAGAAGGTTGCGGGACATCCCGTATTTGCCGAGCGCTTTCATTCATTCGTCAACTGGATCGGCGAATCAGAGACGAAGATCTACTCGTGGAGCATGTCCGATATCAAGCAGCTGCGCAAGGAATGCCGGCTGAAGCTGCCCGACTTCGATGTGAACTGGCTCGATACGCGCTGGGTCGACCTGCAGCAGGCATTCGATGATCGCTTGGGGCTGCACAACAGCCTTGCCTTGAAGCACGCGCTCGGTGCGATGGGACGCAGATTCGAGGGGAGTCAGCACTCCGCACTCGCCGACGCGCTCAACACGAGCGCAGTTCTCACACTCATGCAGGATGACGCACGGTTTCGCGAGACCATGCGTCCCGTCCTCGAAATCCTCGAACCGAGCGAGGGTCTCTCCGACTCCATCGGCGAACTCTTCCCCGATCTGGAGAAGTTGAAGAATAATCTGTAA
- the leuC gene encoding 3-isopropylmalate dehydratase large subunit, whose product MGMNMSEKILARHAGLDHVEAGQLVTCRLDMVLANDVTGPPSIKEFEKTGRPVFDRTKIALIPDHFQPAKDIKSSELAKIMRDFARKHDILHYYEQGRVGIEHVILPEKGIVGPGMLTIGADSHTCTYGAVNGFSTGVGTTDLAVGMATGEAWFKVPEAINVHLTGKKPADISGKDVILTLIGMIGVDGALYQSLEFTGEGVADLTMTDRLTIANMAIEAGAKNGIFPYDDVCKEYVEGRMTGVFEPVNPDPDAQYARTVEINLSELRPVVSFPHLPENTKRVMDIAEPIVIDQVVIGSCTNGRLEDMEIAAKILKGHTVHERVRCIVIPGSPWVYQESMRRGYLEIFMEAGAAISTPTCGPCLGGYMGILAAGERCVSTTNRNFRGRMGHVDSEVYLAGPHVAAASAILGRIAAPEEVA is encoded by the coding sequence ATGGGCATGAATATGAGCGAGAAGATTCTCGCACGCCATGCGGGGCTGGATCATGTTGAGGCGGGGCAGCTCGTCACCTGCAGGCTCGACATGGTGCTCGCAAACGATGTGACGGGGCCCCCGTCGATCAAGGAGTTTGAAAAGACGGGCCGCCCCGTCTTCGACCGGACGAAGATCGCGCTGATCCCCGACCATTTCCAGCCGGCAAAGGACATCAAGTCCTCGGAGCTGGCGAAGATCATGCGTGACTTTGCACGCAAACATGACATCCTGCACTACTATGAACAGGGGCGTGTCGGCATCGAACACGTTATTCTCCCCGAGAAGGGCATTGTCGGCCCCGGCATGCTGACGATCGGCGCGGACTCGCACACCTGCACCTACGGCGCGGTGAACGGCTTCTCGACGGGTGTCGGCACGACTGATCTGGCGGTCGGCATGGCGACGGGTGAGGCGTGGTTCAAGGTGCCTGAGGCGATCAATGTGCATTTGACGGGAAAGAAGCCTGCCGACATCAGCGGCAAGGATGTGATCCTCACGCTGATCGGCATGATCGGCGTGGACGGCGCGCTCTATCAGAGCCTTGAGTTCACGGGCGAGGGCGTGGCGGATCTCACGATGACCGACCGTTTGACGATTGCCAATATGGCAATCGAGGCGGGCGCGAAGAACGGCATTTTCCCGTACGATGATGTGTGCAAGGAATACGTCGAGGGGCGCATGACGGGCGTGTTTGAGCCCGTGAACCCGGACCCCGACGCGCAGTACGCACGCACGGTGGAGATCAACCTCAGCGAGCTGCGCCCCGTTGTCTCGTTCCCGCATCTGCCGGAGAACACGAAACGCGTCATGGATATCGCAGAGCCGATTGTGATTGATCAGGTGGTGATCGGCTCGTGTACGAACGGACGGCTCGAGGACATGGAGATCGCGGCGAAGATCCTCAAGGGGCATACGGTGCATGAGCGCGTGCGCTGCATTGTCATTCCCGGTTCGCCGTGGGTCTATCAGGAGTCGATGCGGCGCGGCTACCTCGAGATCTTCATGGAGGCGGGTGCGGCGATCTCCACACCGACCTGCGGGCCGTGTCTCGGCGGCTACATGGGCATTCTCGCGGCTGGTGAGCGCTGCGTTTCGACGACGAACCGCAATTTCCGCGGACGCATGGGACACGTCGACAGCGAGGTCTATCTCGCAGGTCCGCACGTTGCGGCGGCGAGTGCGATACTGGGGCGGATTGCAGCCCCTGAGGAGGTGGCATGA
- a CDS encoding MFS transporter, whose protein sequence is MTWKLVLALLTCNVLFMSASYTMIIPFLPMYLTIELGVDDAAVNLWAGLAFSVTFLISAVMAPIWGRIADRKGKRLMAMRASLLISISYLLGGIVTSPEQLIVVRVFQGFASGLWPMDLAIMTLYAPRERLGFSLGIMQGTLTAGGVVGPLLGGVLAEAFGMRASFYIGGLALFINFLAFTFIIKEPPMPKNTVPLTAEEKNPTHLWHIPILRTMMIVSTLAQMVLYILMPVITTYIKALAGSMDNIVFVAGAVFSLSGIAGAIAAPLWGIYGTRRTYFNSMFLAMLFGGIMFTLQGIPDTLMPFAVMQFGVGLFIAGIQPSLNAIIAQHTPPQLKGSVFGLLFSAQQIGGATGPLLGGIVATYLGMHYLFPTAGAILLLLALFVRWRYIMKRHAATE, encoded by the coding sequence ATGACTTGGAAACTGGTTCTCGCCCTGCTCACGTGCAACGTACTCTTCATGTCGGCAAGCTATACGATGATCATTCCATTCCTGCCGATGTATCTGACCATCGAACTCGGCGTGGACGATGCCGCAGTCAATCTCTGGGCGGGGCTGGCGTTCTCCGTGACCTTCCTCATCTCGGCGGTGATGGCGCCGATCTGGGGGCGCATTGCTGACCGCAAAGGAAAGCGTCTCATGGCGATGCGCGCGAGTCTTCTCATCTCGATCAGCTATCTGCTCGGCGGTATTGTCACCTCGCCCGAACAGCTCATCGTCGTACGCGTCTTTCAGGGTTTTGCCTCGGGGCTATGGCCGATGGATCTCGCCATCATGACGCTCTATGCGCCGCGCGAACGGCTCGGTTTCTCGCTCGGCATCATGCAGGGCACTCTCACGGCAGGCGGAGTTGTAGGGCCTCTGCTCGGCGGCGTGCTCGCGGAGGCGTTCGGCATGCGTGCGAGTTTCTACATCGGCGGTCTGGCGCTCTTCATCAACTTTCTTGCCTTTACGTTTATCATCAAAGAACCGCCGATGCCGAAAAATACCGTGCCGCTTACGGCAGAGGAAAAAAATCCGACGCACCTCTGGCACATCCCGATCCTGCGCACGATGATGATTGTGAGCACGCTCGCACAAATGGTGCTCTATATCCTCATGCCCGTCATCACGACCTACATCAAGGCACTTGCGGGCTCCATGGACAACATCGTCTTTGTCGCAGGTGCGGTATTCTCTCTCAGCGGGATCGCGGGGGCAATTGCCGCACCGCTCTGGGGCATCTACGGCACGCGGCGCACCTACTTCAACTCCATGTTCCTCGCCATGCTGTTCGGAGGAATCATGTTCACCCTGCAGGGCATTCCCGATACGCTCATGCCGTTCGCCGTCATGCAGTTCGGCGTTGGGCTCTTTATCGCAGGGATTCAGCCCTCGCTGAACGCAATCATTGCCCAGCATACCCCCCCGCAGCTCAAAGGAAGCGTCTTTGGGCTTCTCTTTTCCGCACAGCAAATTGGCGGCGCAACGGGACCGCTCCTCGGCGGCATCGTCGCAACCTACCTCGGCATGCACTATCTTTTCCCGACGGCAGGCGCGATCCTCCTCCTGCTCGCACTGTTTGTCCGGTGGAGATATATCATGAAAAGGCACGCAGCGACGGAGTAA